GGAGGTCGTCGTGGCCGACCTGGCGAGTGAGCCGCGCTCCACCACTGGAGTGACGTGGCACGCTCCTTCCGTGGCGAAGCGGATGAACACAACACCGGAGGAGCTCAAGGTGGCGATCGAGCGGTTCGACTTCATCGTGTACTGAGCGCCGCGCAAGCCCTGTCGGGGTGCACGCGGGGAGGTGCAAAATCTGCGTGCCCGTGAGGGCCGTGCGTGGCGTCTCGGAGGGGCCGCGTCCCGGTCCATCCCTTGCACTGCTCTGGTGTCGAATCAGTACCCAGACACCGGGGCACGGCGGTGCCCGGGGAGCGCCCATGAAGGTCCGTGAACTCAAGTACGAGATCCTCGCGCAGCACCACATCCTCCGTGCGTTGCTGGTGAACCTCGGGGACGTGGCCCGGAAGGTGGCCGAGGGGGATGCTTCTTGCGAGACGGTGCTTCGCCAGGGCGCCCACCAGCTCTCCACCGAGCTCCTGCGCCACATGGCCGACGAGGAGCGGATCCTCGAAGAGCTCGCCCGCGAGGGTCATGCCCCCTCCGCCGAGCATCTCTCGGAGCTCCACCACAACCACGCCCATCAGCGCCAGATGCTCGCCTCCTTCGACACGCGCGTGGACAGTGTCCAGTCCACGCGGCGGCTCGGGGAGTTCATCGAGGCGATGACCCAGGCGGTCATCCTCGACATGGAGCACGAGGAGGCGGCCCTCTTCGGCATGCGGCCCTTCCTGCTGACACCGGTCCGGACCCAGCCGTCGCAAGTCTCCTGAGCCCTTTCAGAGGCGGACCTCGGTGAAGGGCTCGCGGCACGCGGGCCCCACGGCCACCCACATCGTGCGGCGCGCGGGTGCCATCACCACCGTGGCCTTGGTCTCCATCGGCATCGTTCCCGGAGCGGCCGGCGTGTCGTGCATGCAGATGCGGCCGTCGGGCGTGCCGTGGTCGCCGAGCAGGCGCATCACCGACTCGGGCGTGAGCCGCCCGTGCTCGGCGGCCACCCGCTCCGCGATGCGGTCCTTGCGCTTGAGCGTGCAGGGAACGAACTGACGGGTGATGTCCTGCTCG
This is a stretch of genomic DNA from Archangium violaceum. It encodes these proteins:
- a CDS encoding hemerythrin domain-containing protein, with translation MKVRELKYEILAQHHILRALLVNLGDVARKVAEGDASCETVLRQGAHQLSTELLRHMADEERILEELAREGHAPSAEHLSELHHNHAHQRQMLASFDTRVDSVQSTRRLGEFIEAMTQAVILDMEHEEAALFGMRPFLLTPVRTQPSQVS